The genomic DNA CAACGATGTTGGCAGCTCCTGGCGCAAGGTCATTCGGACCCTGGAGACGGATGACCGGGTCACCCCGCGACAGCGTGGATTCGTTGTGCTTGCCCAGGCCCAGGGCCTGATTGGGACCACCCTGCTGGTAGCTGTTCCCAATGAGCTCACCCGGGAAGTACTGCAGACCCAGCTGAAGAACATCCTTGACGAAGTACTGCGCGGGGTCTTCCAGGCGGACATCCAGTGTGCCTTCGTTATTGACGCCGATCTCACACCGGTCGCGGAACCGGAGCCCGAACCGGAAGAACAGCCCGCCGCTCCGAGCCCCGTGCCGTCCGGGGAAAGCGCGCCGTCGCCCACTCCGCCCAGCACGAGCCAGGAATTCGGCCGGCTGAACCCCAAGTACATCTTTGAGACGTTCGTCATCGGTTCCTCCAACCGCTTCGCCCACGCCGCGGCCGTAGCCGTGGCCGAAGCTCCGGCCAAGGCCTACAACCCGCTGTTTATCTACGGTGACTCAGGGCTGGGCAAGACCCACCTGCTACATGCCATCGGCCACTATGCCCGGCACCTCTACACCGGTATCCGGGTCCGGTACGTCAATTCGGAGGAGTTCACCAACGACTTCATCAACTCCATCCGGTATGACGAAGGCGCCAGTTTCAAGCAGCTCTACCGCAACGTGGACATCCTGCTCATTGATGACATCCAGTTCCTGGCCAACAAAGATGCCACCCAGGAAGAGTTCTTCCACACCTTCAACGCACTGCACAACCACAACAAGCAGGTGGTTATCACCTCCGACCTTCCGCCCAAGCAGCTCTCCGGGTTTGAGGAACGGATGCGGTCCCGGTTCGAATGGGGCCTGCTGACCGATGTGCAGCCGCCGGAACTGGAAACGCGCATCGCCATCCTGCGGA from Arthrobacter zhangbolii includes the following:
- the dnaA gene encoding chromosomal replication initiator protein DnaA — its product is MGTDEINDVGSSWRKVIRTLETDDRVTPRQRGFVVLAQAQGLIGTTLLVAVPNELTREVLQTQLKNILDEVLRGVFQADIQCAFVIDADLTPVAEPEPEPEEQPAAPSPVPSGESAPSPTPPSTSQEFGRLNPKYIFETFVIGSSNRFAHAAAVAVAEAPAKAYNPLFIYGDSGLGKTHLLHAIGHYARHLYTGIRVRYVNSEEFTNDFINSIRYDEGASFKQLYRNVDILLIDDIQFLANKDATQEEFFHTFNALHNHNKQVVITSDLPPKQLSGFEERMRSRFEWGLLTDVQPPELETRIAILRKKAIGDSLSAPDDVLEYIASKISTNIRELEGALIRVTAFASLNRQQVDVGLAEIVLKDLITDDGAQEITAASILGQTAAYFQISLEELCSKSRTRTLVTARQIAMYLCRELTDMSLPKIGQELGGRDHTTVIHADRKIRELMAERRAIYNQVTELTNRIKQQQREA